AAAAGGGCCTGCATAGGTGACATGCTCTCGCTCAGCATTCTGGTTCAGCAGTAAGGTGTAGTTCTAGAAACAGGAGTTGCTATCATCAGTTCAGCTAGATAACTGAGGTAGCCTGACGTTGAAAATTTTTCCTAATCCTTCTCGCCCTTCATGGCTACCTGACTTAGACCATCGGGTGTGGATCCTAGCGATCGGACGCTTACTGTCCCAAATGGGGAGCGGCTTTACGCTGTTCTACGCCTCTATTTTCTTTGTTAATCAGGTGGGCTTATCGGCGACGGCGGTGGGTGTTGGTCTGGGTAGCACAGCCGTGTCTGGCATCGTAGGACGGTTGTTAGCGGGCGTGATGATTGACTCTCCTCGCTGGGGGCGACGATGGACGTTGATATGGGCCTTGTTCGTGCTGGCGATCGCCGCAACTATCCTTGCCATCACTAATAACTTTCCTCTGTTTTTGGCGGGTAACTTGCTAATTGGGCTAGGAACTGGGCTGTATTGGCCTGCTAATGAAACCTCTGTTGCCGACCTCACGACCCCAGAACAGCGCAACGAAGGTTATGCACTGACGCGACTGGCGGATACAGTTGGGTTGGGTGTAGGAGTAATGTTGGGAGGGCTGTTGATTAGCACAACAGGTGCCTTTCGAGCACTATTTGTGATTGATGCTGTCTCGTTTCTGGTGTTTTTAGGGGTGGTCTATGTAGCAATCCCAGAAACTGCCGACTTTAGCCAGCGCCCGCCATCGATGTGGTCAGGATGGGTGATAGGGTTGCGCGATCGCGCCTTACTGCTATTCCTGTTAGTGAACATCCTATTCACCACTTACATTGTGCAAGTGCAGGCAACGTTGCCCCTCTACCTAAGTAATTTTGTGCAGGGATCTGCCTCTGGCAAGGGTTTCACCTCAGACACGATCAGTATCTTGTTTTCATGGCACATTTTCTTAGGGATGGTGTTCCAGTTTCCGATCGTCCGCTGGTTACGCCAATGGACTCGCCCTGGGATCTTGCTCGGTTCAGCCTGTCTGTGGAGCATGGGATTTGTATTGACGTGGGTCACAGGCGTAACCCCTCGATTAGCTTTACTGTCGGCTGTCATCACCCTAGCAGTGCTAGGCATGGCAATTGTTCTTTACACACCAGCCGCCTCTGCCTATGTAGTGGAACTAGCTCCTGATGGACTGCGGGGAGTTTACTTATCCCTGAACTCATTGTGTTGGGCAATAGGATTCTTAATTGGACCGCCATTAGGGGGCTTGGCCATGGATCAACCGAGTCCCTGGG
This genomic interval from Cyanobacteriota bacterium contains the following:
- a CDS encoding MFS transporter — its product is MKIFPNPSRPSWLPDLDHRVWILAIGRLLSQMGSGFTLFYASIFFVNQVGLSATAVGVGLGSTAVSGIVGRLLAGVMIDSPRWGRRWTLIWALFVLAIAATILAITNNFPLFLAGNLLIGLGTGLYWPANETSVADLTTPEQRNEGYALTRLADTVGLGVGVMLGGLLISTTGAFRALFVIDAVSFLVFLGVVYVAIPETADFSQRPPSMWSGWVIGLRDRALLLFLLVNILFTTYIVQVQATLPLYLSNFVQGSASGKGFTSDTISILFSWHIFLGMVFQFPIVRWLRQWTRPGILLGSACLWSMGFVLTWVTGVTPRLALLSAVITLAVLGMAIVLYTPAASAYVVELAPDGLRGVYLSLNSLCWAIGFLIGPPLGGLAMDQPSPWADYFWLALATTTIPVILVLHWLDRTT